One Brassica napus cultivar Da-Ae chromosome A5, Da-Ae, whole genome shotgun sequence DNA window includes the following coding sequences:
- the LOC106450288 gene encoding aquaporin NIP2-1-like, with the protein MDDISVSKSNHGNVVVLNIQAPPVSKTSFPSSPSTSPPLLSVHFLQKLIAELVGTYYLIFAGCAAIAVNAQHNNVVTLVGIAVVWGLVVMVLVYSLGHISAHFNPAVTIALASCKRFPLYQLPAYLTVQVIGSALASATLRLLFDLNNDVCSKKHDVFLGSSPSGTDLQAFGMEFIITGFLMIVVCAVTTSKRTTKELEGLIIGATVTLNVIFAGEVSGASMNPARSLGPALVWGCYKGIWIYLLVPTLGAVLAALIHKLLPATQKANSEFSKTGSSHKRITDLPL; encoded by the exons atggatgacATCTCAGTGAGCAAAAGCAACCATGGTAATGTTGTTGTACTCAACATACAAGCTCCTCCTGTGTCAAAAACTTCATTCCCTTCTTCTCCTTCTACATCTCCACCATTGTTATCTGTCCACTTCTTGCAAAAG CTTATAGCGGAACTCGTGGGAACTTACTACTTGATATTTGCGGGTTGTGCCGCTATTGCCGTGAACGCTCAACACAACAATGTAGTGACTCTTGTGGGCATTGCAGTCGTTTGGGGACTAGTGGTAATGGTTCTTGTTTACTCTCTCGGCCACATCTCTGCACACTTCAATCCGGCTGTCACCATAGCCTTAGCATCTTGCAAGAGATTCCCTCTGTATCAACTCCCAGCCTACTTAACTGTTCAAGTCATCGGATCAGCCTTGGCTTCTGCGACTCTGCGTCTTCTGTTTGACCTAAACAATGACGTGTGCAGCAAGAAACACGATGTCTTCCTCGGATCATCTCCTTCTGGGACTGACCTTCAAGCATTCGGGATGGAGTTCATCATCACCGGCTTCCTTATGATAGTTGTTTGTGCCGTCACTACCTCCAAGAGAACA ACCAAGGAACTAGAGGGGTTAATCATCGGTGCAACGGTCACACTGAATGTTATCTTTGCCGG AGAGGTATCAGGAGCATCAATGAATCCAGCAAGAAGCCTAGGGCCTGCACTTGTGTGGGGATGTTACAAAGGGATTTGGATTTACTTGCTGGTTCCAACACTTGGAGCAGTCTTAGCGGCCTTGATTCATAAACTGTTACCGGCTACACAGAAAGCAAACTCTGAGTTCTCCAAGACAGGATCTTCTCATAAACGAATTACTGATCTTCCTTTGTAA
- the LOC106450289 gene encoding aquaporin NIP2-1 encodes MDDISVSKSNNGNVVVLNIQAPPVSKTQLPSSPPTSPPLLSVHFMQKLIAELVGTYYLIFAGCAAIAVNAQHNNVVTLVGIAVVWGLVVMVLVYSLGHISAHFNPAVTIALASCKRFPLYQLPAYLIVQVIGSTLASATLRLLFDLNNDVCSKKHDVFLGSSPSGTDLQAFGMEFIITGFLMIVVCAVTTSKRTTKELEGLIIGATVTLNVIFAGDVSGASMNPARSIGPALVWGCYQGIWIYLLAPTLGAVSAALIHKLLPATQKTNPEFSKTGSSHKRVTDLPL; translated from the exons atggATGACATATCAGTGAGCAAAAGCAACAATGGAAATGTTGTTGTACTCAACATCCAAGCTCCTCCTGTTTCAAAAACTCAACTTCCTTCTTCTCCTCCCACATCTCCACCATTGTTATCTGTCCACTTCATGCAAAAG CTTATAGCAGAACTCGTGGGAACTTACTACTTGATATTTGCGGGTTGTGCCGCTATTGCCGTGAACGCTCAACACAACAATGTAGTGACTCTTGTGGGCATTGCGGTGGTTTGGGGTCTAGTGGTGATGGTTCTTGTTTACTCTCTAGGCCACATCTCTGCACACTTCAATCCGGCTGTCACTATCGCGTTAGCTTCTTGCAAGAGATTCCCTCTGTATCAACTCCCAGCCTACTTAATTGTTCAAGTCATTGGATCAACCTTGGCTTCTGCGACTCTGCGTCTTTTGTTTGACCTAAACAATGACGTGTGCAGCAAGAAACACGATGTCTTCCTCGGATCATCTCCTTCTGGGACTGACCTTCAAGCATTCGGGATGGAGTTCATCATCACCGGCTTCCTTATGATAGTTGTTTGTGCCGTCACTACCTCCAAGAGAACA ACCAAGGAACTAGAGGGGTTAATCATTGGTGCAACGGTCACACTGAATGTTATCTTTGCCGG AGATGTATCAGGAGCATCAATGAATCCAGCAAGAAGCATAGGACCTGCACTTGTGTGGGGATGTTACCAAGGCATCTGGATTTACTTGCTGGCTCCAACACTTGGAGCAGTCTCAGCGGCCTTGATTCATAAACTGTTACCGGCTACACAGAAAACAAATCCTGAGTTCTCCAAGACAGGATCTTCTCATAAACGAGTTACTGATCTTCCTTTGTAA
- the LOC106447501 gene encoding protein DETOXIFICATION 15 isoform X2 has product MKEEIDHVLSWPLIGEKSSGIKEEVKKQLWLAGPLIAVSLLQFCLQVISVMFVGHLGSLPLSAAAVATSFASVTGFTFLMGTASALDTVCGQSYGAKLYGMLGIQMQRAMLVLTLYSIPLSIIWANTEHFLLFFGQDKSIAHLSGSYAKFMIPSIFAYGLLQCLNRFLQAQNNVFPVVLCSGVTTCLHVILCWVLVLKSGLGFRGAAVANAISYWLNVILLSFYVKYSPSCSLTWTGFSKEALRDIIPFMKLAIPSALMVCLEMWSFEFMVLSSGLLPNPVLETSVLSICLNTSGTIWMIPFGLSGAASTRVSNELGGGNPKVAKLAVRVVISIAILESILVGSVLILIRKIWGFAYSSDPEVVNFVASMLPILALGHCLDSFQSVLSGIARGCGWQKIGAVVNLGSYYLVGIPVGLLLGFHFHLGGRGLWLGIICALIVQGVCLSIITFLTNWDEEVKKATSRVESSSSGVKDFTAENGRR; this is encoded by the exons ATGAAGGAGGAGATAGACCATGTGTTGTCATGGCCTCTCATCGGAGAGAAGAGTAGTGGAATAAAGGAGGAAGTGAAGAAGCAGCTATGGCTAGCTGGACCACTAATAGCAGTGAGTCTTCTTCAGTTTTGTCTGCAAGTAATCTCAGTTATGTTCGTAGGACATCTTGGCTCCCTTCCTCTTTCTGCCGCCGCCGTTGCCACCTCTTTCGCCTCAGTCACCGGCTTCACCTTCCTT ATGGGAACAGCAAGTGCGTTGGACACGGTTTGTGGCCAATCCTACGGAGCAAAGCTGTACGGAATGCTAGGCATACAGATGCAAAGAGCAATGCTTGTTCTTACACTCTACTCTATTCCTCTCTCCATCATTTGGGCCAACACAGAgcacttcctcctcttcttcggCCAAGATAAATCCATCGCACACCTCTCTGGCTCCTACGCCAAGTTCATGATCCCTAGCATCTTCGCCTACGGTCTtctccaatgtctcaacagGTTCTTGCAGGCACAGAACAATGTGTTTCCTGTGGTTTTGTGTTCTGGAGTCACCACTTGTCTTCATGTGATCCTCTGTTGGGTCTTGGTGTTAAAAtctggtttagggtttagaggagCTGCTGTGGCCAATGCCATATCGTATTGGCTTAATGTCATCCTATTGTCGTTTTACGTCAAGTATTCGCCTTCTTGCTCACTCACCTGGACCGGTTTCTCTAAGGAGGCTCTACGCGACATCATCCCATTTATGAAGCTTGCTATTCCTTCTGCACTTATGGTCTG CCTAGAGATGTGGTCCTTTGAATTTATGGTTCTCTCGTCCGGACTTCTTCCCAACCCGGTTTTAGAAACTTCTGTCCTATCAATCTG CCTTAATACATCAGGAACAATCTGGATGATCCCATTTGGCCTCAGTGGCGCCGCAAG CACAAGGGTGTCAAATGAGTTAGGAGGAGGGAATCCCAAAGTGGCTAAGCTTGCGGTTCGTGTGGTCATCAGCATCGCAATCTTAGAGAGCATACTAGTTGGTTCGGTTTTGATATTAATAAGGAAGATATGGGGATTCGCATACAGTAGTGACCCAGAAGTAGTCAACTTTGTAGCCTCAATGTTGCCGATTCTCGCCTTAGGCCATTGCCTAGACAGCTTCCAAAGTGTTCTTTCAG GGATTGCTAGAGGATGTGGATGGCAGAAGATAGGAGCTGTTGTGAATCTTGGATCATATTATCTTGTAGGAATTCCTGTGGGATTGTTACTTGGTTTTCACTTTCACTTGGGTGGTCGG gGGCTTTGGCTGGGAATTATATGTGCACTCATCGTTCAAGGTGTATGTCTCTCCATCATCACCTTTCTTACAAATTGGGATGAAGAG GTCAAGAAAGCTACAAGCAGAGTtgagtcttcttcttctggtgtGAAGGATTTTACCGCTGAGAATGG AAGGAGATGA
- the LOC106447501 gene encoding protein DETOXIFICATION 15 isoform X1: MKEEIDHVLSWPLIGEKSSGIKEEVKKQLWLAGPLIAVSLLQFCLQVISVMFVGHLGSLPLSAAAVATSFASVTGFTFLMGTASALDTVCGQSYGAKLYGMLGIQMQRAMLVLTLYSIPLSIIWANTEHFLLFFGQDKSIAHLSGSYAKFMIPSIFAYGLLQCLNRFLQAQNNVFPVVLCSGVTTCLHVILCWVLVLKSGLGFRGAAVANAISYWLNVILLSFYVKYSPSCSLTWTGFSKEALRDIIPFMKLAIPSALMVCLEMWSFEFMVLSSGLLPNPVLETSVLSICLNTSGTIWMIPFGLSGAASTRVSNELGGGNPKVAKLAVRVVISIAILESILVGSVLILIRKIWGFAYSSDPEVVNFVASMLPILALGHCLDSFQSVLSGIARGCGWQKIGAVVNLGSYYLVGIPVGLLLGFHFHLGGRGLWLGIICALIVQGVCLSIITFLTNWDEEVKKATSRVESSSSGVKDFTAENGSILVF, translated from the exons ATGAAGGAGGAGATAGACCATGTGTTGTCATGGCCTCTCATCGGAGAGAAGAGTAGTGGAATAAAGGAGGAAGTGAAGAAGCAGCTATGGCTAGCTGGACCACTAATAGCAGTGAGTCTTCTTCAGTTTTGTCTGCAAGTAATCTCAGTTATGTTCGTAGGACATCTTGGCTCCCTTCCTCTTTCTGCCGCCGCCGTTGCCACCTCTTTCGCCTCAGTCACCGGCTTCACCTTCCTT ATGGGAACAGCAAGTGCGTTGGACACGGTTTGTGGCCAATCCTACGGAGCAAAGCTGTACGGAATGCTAGGCATACAGATGCAAAGAGCAATGCTTGTTCTTACACTCTACTCTATTCCTCTCTCCATCATTTGGGCCAACACAGAgcacttcctcctcttcttcggCCAAGATAAATCCATCGCACACCTCTCTGGCTCCTACGCCAAGTTCATGATCCCTAGCATCTTCGCCTACGGTCTtctccaatgtctcaacagGTTCTTGCAGGCACAGAACAATGTGTTTCCTGTGGTTTTGTGTTCTGGAGTCACCACTTGTCTTCATGTGATCCTCTGTTGGGTCTTGGTGTTAAAAtctggtttagggtttagaggagCTGCTGTGGCCAATGCCATATCGTATTGGCTTAATGTCATCCTATTGTCGTTTTACGTCAAGTATTCGCCTTCTTGCTCACTCACCTGGACCGGTTTCTCTAAGGAGGCTCTACGCGACATCATCCCATTTATGAAGCTTGCTATTCCTTCTGCACTTATGGTCTG CCTAGAGATGTGGTCCTTTGAATTTATGGTTCTCTCGTCCGGACTTCTTCCCAACCCGGTTTTAGAAACTTCTGTCCTATCAATCTG CCTTAATACATCAGGAACAATCTGGATGATCCCATTTGGCCTCAGTGGCGCCGCAAG CACAAGGGTGTCAAATGAGTTAGGAGGAGGGAATCCCAAAGTGGCTAAGCTTGCGGTTCGTGTGGTCATCAGCATCGCAATCTTAGAGAGCATACTAGTTGGTTCGGTTTTGATATTAATAAGGAAGATATGGGGATTCGCATACAGTAGTGACCCAGAAGTAGTCAACTTTGTAGCCTCAATGTTGCCGATTCTCGCCTTAGGCCATTGCCTAGACAGCTTCCAAAGTGTTCTTTCAG GGATTGCTAGAGGATGTGGATGGCAGAAGATAGGAGCTGTTGTGAATCTTGGATCATATTATCTTGTAGGAATTCCTGTGGGATTGTTACTTGGTTTTCACTTTCACTTGGGTGGTCGG gGGCTTTGGCTGGGAATTATATGTGCACTCATCGTTCAAGGTGTATGTCTCTCCATCATCACCTTTCTTACAAATTGGGATGAAGAG GTCAAGAAAGCTACAAGCAGAGTtgagtcttcttcttctggtgtGAAGGATTTTACCGCTGAGAATGGGTCAATTCTTGTATTCtga